One stretch of Acidobacteriota bacterium DNA includes these proteins:
- a CDS encoding SIS domain-containing protein, with product MAAVIVSNDTERATSLTNSQDIAKQPEDNHPQTANGVSELSETTAVNHQSRAALEVENFFTLAVDELTALRTRAEFVSIETAAELILHQETFGGRVHVTGIGKSEHVARYAASLLSSTGTPAYFLHATECVHGSAGQVRKEDVLIAISNSGETPELIHAVEVLKEFGVKIICVSGQPESHLAKLSTVVLNAGVENEGGTLNLVPRASILAKIFVLCGLSVSLETHKGLTREQYAQWHPSGALGRIARGE from the coding sequence TTGGCAGCAGTAATTGTTTCCAACGATACCGAAAGAGCTACCAGTTTGACAAACAGCCAGGATATAGCCAAACAACCGGAAGACAATCATCCGCAAACTGCCAATGGGGTGTCGGAATTGTCTGAGACTACCGCGGTAAATCACCAATCCAGGGCGGCATTGGAAGTTGAAAATTTTTTTACCCTTGCGGTTGATGAACTGACCGCATTGCGAACCCGCGCAGAGTTCGTTTCCATTGAAACAGCTGCGGAGTTAATTCTCCATCAGGAAACCTTTGGGGGGCGCGTACACGTTACGGGAATCGGGAAATCCGAACATGTCGCGCGGTATGCCGCCTCATTACTTTCAAGCACCGGAACCCCCGCCTATTTTTTACACGCCACCGAATGTGTGCATGGTTCAGCCGGGCAGGTACGTAAAGAGGACGTGTTAATTGCGATTTCAAATAGCGGTGAAACCCCTGAACTAATACATGCCGTTGAAGTCCTGAAAGAGTTTGGCGTGAAAATTATCTGTGTATCGGGGCAACCCGAATCGCATCTCGCTAAACTGTCAACCGTCGTTTTAAACGCCGGGGTTGAAAATGAAGGTGGCACGTTGAATTTAGTTCCGCGCGCCAGCATCCTCGCCAAAATTTTTGTCCTGTGCGGATTATCGGTTTCTCTCGAAACGCATAAAGGGTTGACTCGCGAACAATATGCTCAGTGGCATCCAAGCGGCGCACTCGGTCGAATTGCCCGTGGCGAATAA
- a CDS encoding cyclase family protein, giving the protein MQFRKLKVTTLLLLFFMGVVTVVFATQSKSKKTSPTASPYDEVAASADFLKKCSICHKPDGKGGNGVPDFTNPAFHKGKTDARFIASITKGRGGMPSFKLTLNPGQVKNLVRYIRSFPIRNENGEKPIVEETKPAPTAGEGLLERALKGQAQILDLTQLLGDKTPAFSGEKDLYRYEKLSDIKKDGYASGAIRLPEHFGTHLDAPGHFIVWKETVERIKVKKFIAPAVVIDARSKVETNPDYQLSATDIQEFEKGGAIPEGAIILLLTGWDKRFNDIEKYRNVDANGVMHFPGFSEEAIQYLLRNPKIVGLGIDTLSIDYGPSKNFQGHKISHGSGLYHLENLTNLDKLPARGAVIFVGALPIEGGSGSPVRVLAIAP; this is encoded by the coding sequence ATGCAGTTTAGAAAATTGAAAGTTACAACCTTGTTGCTGCTGTTTTTTATGGGTGTCGTTACCGTGGTGTTTGCCACGCAAAGTAAATCGAAAAAGACTTCGCCAACCGCTTCACCGTATGATGAAGTGGCGGCAAGCGCAGATTTTTTAAAGAAATGTTCAATCTGTCATAAACCGGACGGGAAGGGGGGAAATGGGGTTCCTGATTTTACCAACCCGGCATTTCATAAAGGGAAAACCGATGCGCGATTCATTGCTTCGATAACCAAAGGTCGAGGGGGAATGCCATCGTTTAAATTAACGCTCAATCCCGGACAGGTTAAAAATCTGGTTCGCTATATTCGCAGTTTTCCAATCCGCAATGAAAACGGCGAGAAACCGATTGTCGAAGAAACGAAACCTGCGCCAACCGCAGGGGAAGGGCTATTGGAAAGAGCTTTAAAAGGTCAGGCGCAAATCCTCGATTTGACCCAATTGCTCGGCGATAAAACCCCTGCTTTTAGCGGCGAAAAAGATTTATATCGTTACGAAAAACTTTCGGACATTAAAAAAGACGGGTATGCCAGTGGAGCAATTCGCCTGCCCGAACATTTCGGAACCCATCTGGATGCGCCCGGTCATTTCATTGTTTGGAAAGAAACGGTTGAGCGAATAAAGGTTAAAAAATTTATTGCCCCGGCAGTGGTGATAGACGCGCGTTCAAAGGTCGAAACCAATCCCGATTATCAACTCTCGGCAACCGATATTCAGGAGTTTGAAAAAGGCGGGGCGATTCCCGAAGGCGCGATTATTTTACTGCTGACCGGTTGGGACAAACGATTCAATGATATTGAAAAATACCGCAACGTCGATGCCAACGGAGTTATGCATTTTCCAGGTTTTTCCGAAGAAGCCATTCAATACCTTTTGCGCAACCCTAAAATTGTCGGACTCGGAATCGACACGCTATCGATTGATTACGGTCCTTCAAAAAATTTTCAAGGGCATAAAATTTCTCACGGAAGCGGACTCTATCACCTCGAAAACCTGACCAATCTCGATAAATTACCGGCGCGTGGAGCGGTGATTTTTGTCGGCGCTTTACCAATTGAAGGCGGGTCGGGAAGCCCTGTCAGGGTGCTGGCGATTGCTCCATAG
- the selB gene encoding selenocysteine-specific translation elongation factor, producing MKHIIIGTAGHIDHGKTALVKALTGIDADRLKEEKQRGITIDIGFADLHLDDYQFGFVDVPGHERFVKNMLAGAHGLDMVMLVIAADESVMPQTREHFDICKLLKIKTGLVVLTKADMVDEELLELARAEVEDYVKGSFLESSPIISVSSRTGAGIDKLKTALLDLAKTSQPKNTSATPRLPIDRAFTVKGYGTVVTGTLVAGEFKVGDEIEILPIGEKTRIRNLQVHGADTDIASAGQRTAVNLQGVNLEHAERGNVLTLANRLQSSSMLDVKLNLLASAPRPLSHRARVRLHHGTAEVMARVYFIKNPSSVAPISETRDEESNWQNYKPQFALEPNKSDFAQLRLEEPIAALPGDRFIIRSYSPQITIGGGVILDALPQKHRLHDAQARNHLIKLENATSVAEQIATFIEMAGEQAMTFGEIAAKTGATNKQILESISELKNKQQIIEVSALPLIFISKTNYEQLAAQVIALLETHHKREPLSLGMGREEVREKLFGKLQPEIFRAVIGFLSEQGKVTAEREVLRLSSHKLTLSNADSEIKNKLEMAIKAAGFQASSFDEIAGQLKIQTNLARKLYNLLLAEKRLIRIDDFVFHSEIIEDLKNRIREYKTKSTKIDVAAFKEITGGISRKHAIPLLEFLDRERVTRRLGNEREIL from the coding sequence ATGAAACACATTATCATCGGAACAGCCGGACATATTGACCACGGAAAAACCGCTCTCGTAAAAGCTTTAACCGGGATTGATGCAGACCGTTTGAAAGAAGAAAAGCAGCGCGGCATCACCATTGATATAGGATTTGCCGACCTGCATTTGGATGATTATCAATTCGGGTTTGTCGATGTGCCGGGTCATGAACGGTTCGTTAAAAATATGCTTGCCGGGGCACACGGATTGGATATGGTGATGCTGGTGATTGCCGCAGACGAATCGGTGATGCCACAGACCCGCGAGCATTTTGATATTTGCAAATTATTAAAAATCAAAACCGGACTGGTCGTTTTAACCAAAGCCGATATGGTTGATGAAGAGTTGCTGGAACTCGCCCGCGCCGAGGTGGAAGATTATGTCAAAGGGTCTTTTCTTGAAAGTTCGCCCATCATTTCCGTCAGTTCACGAACTGGCGCAGGAATCGATAAATTGAAAACTGCGTTGCTTGATTTGGCAAAAACTAGTCAACCGAAAAATACCTCGGCGACTCCGAGATTGCCGATAGATCGCGCGTTTACGGTTAAAGGTTATGGAACCGTGGTCACCGGTACACTGGTTGCCGGTGAATTCAAAGTTGGAGATGAGATTGAGATTTTACCGATTGGCGAAAAAACCCGAATCCGCAATTTACAGGTACATGGAGCAGACACCGATATTGCCTCAGCGGGTCAACGAACGGCGGTCAATTTGCAAGGCGTCAACCTCGAACATGCCGAACGTGGAAATGTCTTGACCCTGGCGAATCGTTTGCAATCGTCTTCGATGTTGGATGTCAAATTGAATTTGCTCGCCAGCGCCCCAAGACCGCTCTCACACCGCGCGCGGGTGCGCTTGCATCATGGAACCGCAGAGGTGATGGCGCGGGTGTATTTCATAAAAAATCCTTCATCGGTTGCGCCGATTTCTGAAACTCGTGATGAAGAATCGAATTGGCAAAACTATAAGCCACAATTTGCCCTTGAACCCAATAAAAGTGATTTCGCTCAATTGCGGCTTGAAGAACCGATTGCCGCACTGCCCGGAGACCGCTTCATCATTCGCAGTTATTCGCCCCAGATTACCATTGGTGGAGGGGTGATTTTAGACGCTTTACCACAAAAGCACCGATTACATGATGCACAGGCGCGAAACCATTTAATTAAGTTGGAAAATGCCACGAGTGTTGCCGAACAAATCGCCACCTTTATTGAAATGGCAGGCGAACAGGCAATGACCTTTGGTGAAATTGCAGCAAAAACCGGCGCGACCAATAAACAAATCCTTGAATCGATAAGCGAGTTGAAAAACAAGCAGCAAATCATCGAGGTCTCTGCCTTACCTTTAATTTTTATTTCCAAAACCAACTATGAACAATTGGCTGCTCAGGTCATCGCTTTACTTGAAACCCATCATAAACGCGAACCCTTATCGCTTGGTATGGGACGTGAAGAGGTTCGCGAAAAATTATTCGGAAAATTGCAACCGGAAATTTTTCGCGCAGTAATTGGCTTTTTATCCGAACAAGGGAAAGTCACTGCTGAACGCGAGGTTTTACGCTTATCATCGCATAAACTAACGCTTTCAAACGCCGACAGCGAGATTAAAAATAAACTTGAAATGGCAATCAAAGCGGCAGGATTTCAAGCCTCATCGTTTGATGAAATTGCCGGTCAATTGAAAATTCAAACCAACCTGGCGCGCAAATTATATAACTTGCTGCTTGCTGAAAAACGCTTGATTCGGATAGATGATTTTGTCTTTCATTCGGAAATCATCGAAGACTTGAAAAATCGGATTCGGGAATATAAAACCAAAAGCACAAAAATTGATGTCGCCGCATTTAAAGAGATAACCGGAGGAATATCACGAAAACATGCTATACCCCTGCTTGAATTTCTGGATCGAGAGCGCGTCACCCGTCGACTCGGAAATGAGAGAGAAATTTTATAA
- a CDS encoding DUF3616 domain-containing protein, which yields MNFQCPQCQSPIASEGQRFCNRCGYELKFPVSSVETITPGQAGEIAPNANPEIETLEIPPSPDTVSPPAIQQETVAIVNPDITLETPLNNHQNQQSAILRIVLPSSDVFDREVKKAETQIGKGPRNDIVIADSAVSTSHAVIKLDNGNYTITDLGSRNGTTINGHRIAAPQKLNHGDVIGMGVTKLTFRLSGYSETGVIQMPETTAAIPNMPLPLNEEALAHTLIAENVVPQSVIERWRGAETKGRRLVRALIEEKQVNDEHLRDLMARIFQIQPINLRDTQVDESLVAKFSNKLAKNSWIFPVSDTPWQLTIAVADPTDVAAIEEVKKQNFLQVLVRIAAANEIIEKIDFHYGARLVGVLPSGEKLEYPFMKKEIEIGKAAHNHIILTDPTVSNTHAVILARDGGYMIVDLGSRNGTFVNSERLTTQPHTLKHGDAIQMGQTVLTFRNPSETPENVTAVLSLDVLNEIRRRAETNITERAVIDGGMVPAAVVPVANGVAAVPPATNTPEPQNFVVTNSPNIPLVADANDAGKKKKKKDKEKDKDKDKEKERIKAAYIGAVGRILAAILSVILTVVLAIYINNSMKGTQPAPTDKPVIEPTSKGKAKVKVATPGAGISYEGGIFESSGVTQVPNLEGIFFVADNKPSEMFFMNLDGNGRQSGEIKTINFNANVADPEGITYSGSFFYIVGSNSHAEKGEANALARFAFDSTTQTIQGQTEVMTNLRDFLIENVPELKAVAGIEGNAGGVNIEGIAWDPIHDRIYLGMRSPLVNGQALIVPIKLKDPRGAFTTQNLTVPASPIHLTLNGLGIRDIQYDNRLGVFLIIAGPTGSGGGREVVLYEWNGDLDLTKPESAPREITKLDTVMKPEGVVRARIGGKDLIFIVGDGSSYLKLDYTEGP from the coding sequence ATGAATTTTCAATGTCCGCAGTGTCAATCTCCCATCGCCTCCGAAGGGCAACGGTTTTGTAACCGTTGTGGATACGAACTGAAATTTCCCGTTTCAAGTGTTGAGACAATAACGCCGGGGCAGGCAGGCGAGATTGCGCCAAATGCCAATCCTGAGATTGAGACTTTGGAAATTCCACCTTCACCGGATACCGTTTCTCCGCCGGCGATTCAACAAGAAACCGTCGCCATTGTAAATCCTGACATTACTCTGGAAACCCCGTTAAACAACCATCAAAATCAACAATCGGCAATTTTGCGTATCGTGTTGCCATCAAGTGATGTATTTGATCGGGAGGTTAAAAAGGCAGAAACCCAAATCGGTAAAGGTCCGCGAAATGACATCGTCATCGCCGATTCGGCAGTTTCCACATCGCATGCGGTTATTAAATTAGATAATGGGAATTACACCATCACCGACCTCGGCAGTCGCAATGGCACCACCATCAATGGACATCGAATTGCCGCTCCACAGAAATTAAATCATGGCGATGTCATCGGCATGGGAGTCACAAAATTGACCTTTCGCCTCAGTGGTTATAGTGAAACCGGGGTTATTCAAATGCCGGAAACCACCGCGGCAATTCCCAATATGCCGTTGCCCTTAAACGAAGAAGCTTTAGCCCACACCTTGATAGCCGAAAATGTCGTCCCCCAATCCGTCATCGAGAGATGGCGCGGCGCTGAGACGAAAGGCAGACGGCTGGTGCGCGCCTTGATTGAAGAAAAGCAAGTAAACGATGAGCACTTGCGCGATTTAATGGCGAGAATTTTTCAGATTCAACCGATCAACCTTCGGGATACTCAGGTTGATGAATCATTAGTCGCTAAATTCTCCAATAAACTGGCAAAAAATTCGTGGATTTTTCCTGTATCCGATACTCCTTGGCAATTGACCATAGCGGTTGCCGACCCGACCGATGTCGCAGCAATTGAAGAAGTAAAAAAACAGAATTTCCTACAAGTTCTCGTGCGTATCGCCGCCGCCAACGAAATAATTGAAAAAATCGATTTTCATTACGGTGCCAGGTTAGTTGGCGTTTTACCTTCGGGCGAAAAACTCGAATATCCCTTCATGAAAAAAGAGATTGAAATCGGCAAAGCGGCTCATAATCACATCATCTTGACTGACCCGACGGTCAGCAACACACACGCCGTCATTTTAGCGCGCGATGGCGGTTATATGATTGTTGATTTAGGCAGTCGAAACGGCACCTTCGTCAATAGCGAGCGATTGACCACTCAACCCCACACCTTAAAACACGGCGACGCCATTCAAATGGGGCAGACCGTTTTAACTTTCAGAAATCCCAGTGAAACGCCGGAAAATGTTACGGCGGTTTTGTCGCTTGATGTGCTGAACGAAATCCGCCGTCGCGCAGAAACCAACATCACCGAACGAGCGGTTATCGATGGCGGAATGGTTCCCGCGGCGGTTGTGCCGGTTGCCAATGGGGTTGCCGCCGTTCCACCGGCAACCAATACGCCTGAGCCTCAAAATTTTGTGGTCACCAATTCGCCGAATATTCCTTTGGTTGCTGATGCCAATGATGCGGGAAAAAAGAAGAAGAAAAAGGATAAAGAGAAGGATAAGGATAAAGATAAAGAAAAAGAACGTATCAAGGCGGCTTACATTGGAGCCGTCGGGCGAATTCTCGCGGCAATTCTCAGCGTCATCTTAACTGTCGTGCTGGCGATTTATATCAACAACTCCATGAAAGGGACGCAACCCGCGCCCACGGATAAGCCGGTAATCGAACCGACATCGAAAGGCAAGGCTAAGGTGAAAGTGGCAACGCCCGGTGCTGGAATCTCTTATGAAGGTGGAATCTTTGAATCATCCGGGGTAACCCAGGTGCCCAATCTGGAAGGCATATTTTTCGTTGCCGATAATAAACCCAGCGAAATGTTCTTTATGAATCTGGATGGCAATGGCAGGCAATCGGGAGAAATTAAGACCATCAATTTCAATGCCAACGTTGCCGACCCCGAAGGCATTACTTATAGCGGCTCATTCTTTTATATCGTCGGGTCGAATTCTCACGCCGAAAAGGGAGAAGCCAACGCGCTGGCGCGTTTTGCTTTTGATTCCACGACCCAAACCATTCAGGGACAAACCGAAGTCATGACTAATCTAAGGGATTTCCTGATTGAGAACGTTCCTGAATTAAAGGCGGTTGCTGGCATTGAAGGAAATGCCGGTGGGGTAAATATCGAAGGCATAGCCTGGGACCCGATTCACGACCGCATTTATCTGGGAATGCGCTCGCCACTGGTTAATGGGCAGGCATTAATTGTACCCATTAAACTGAAAGACCCGCGCGGCGCTTTTACTACACAAAATTTAACGGTGCCGGCATCCCCGATACATTTAACCTTAAATGGGCTGGGTATCCGCGATATTCAATATGATAACCGACTGGGGGTCTTTTTAATCATCGCCGGTCCCACCGGGTCTGGCGGCGGTCGCGAAGTTGTACTTTATGAATGGAATGGTGATTTGGATTTAACCAAACCGGAATCGGCTCCGCGAGAGATAACCAAATTGGACACCGTAATGAAACCGGAAGGGGTGGTACGCGCACGAATCGGTGGTAAGGATTTAATCTTTATTGTGGGGGATGGTTCAAGCTATTTGAAACTCGATTATACCGAAGGCCCTTAA
- a CDS encoding HD domain-containing phosphohydrolase, which produces MSEILKPFSSQLTIEHAKILIIDDEPNILSVLYSLLSDKHECKIASSAPEALEYFKTDQFDLILSDIMMPGMTGFELLEILKKSEDCPVLIFISGNLNIESAIGALRRGAYDYVTKPFNLDDVEIAVERGLRHQALIKSNQQYERHLEELVSLRTYELRLTNNSLNATLEKLYMSYKATLQALAKALEARDAETKGHSERVVSYCLGLGKKLSIAGRDLITLEHGALLHDIGKIGVPDGILLKKGSLTDEEWSHMRRHVEFGSDILSGIEFLSGARKIVQQHHERFDGSGYPSRLGGDLICQGARIFAVADAVDAITSDRPYRKGRPFEDAADELIKCSGKHFDPQVVEAFTNIPMDTWREIRQMTMDPSLKKQAQKLSPFNEINNSLLSLANE; this is translated from the coding sequence ATGTCCGAAATTCTTAAACCTTTTTCATCCCAGCTTACCATCGAGCATGCAAAAATATTAATCATTGATGATGAACCCAATATCCTTTCGGTTCTCTACTCTCTGCTTTCCGACAAACACGAATGTAAAATCGCATCATCAGCGCCCGAAGCGTTGGAGTATTTTAAAACCGACCAATTTGATTTGATTCTTTCCGACATTATGATGCCCGGAATGACCGGCTTTGAGTTATTGGAAATTTTAAAAAAATCCGAAGATTGTCCGGTACTTATTTTTATATCAGGTAATTTAAATATTGAAAGCGCCATTGGCGCATTGCGGCGTGGGGCTTATGATTACGTCACCAAACCGTTCAACCTTGATGATGTCGAAATCGCCGTTGAAAGAGGACTGCGGCATCAGGCATTGATCAAATCCAACCAACAATATGAACGCCATCTCGAAGAGTTGGTCAGTCTCAGAACCTATGAATTGCGTTTGACCAACAACAGTCTCAACGCCACGCTTGAAAAACTTTATATGAGTTACAAAGCGACGCTTCAGGCGCTGGCAAAAGCCCTGGAAGCGCGCGACGCTGAAACCAAAGGGCATTCCGAACGGGTGGTGAGTTATTGTCTGGGACTTGGCAAAAAACTGAGCATCGCCGGGAGAGATTTAATCACCCTCGAACACGGTGCGCTGCTACATGACATCGGAAAAATCGGCGTTCCCGATGGAATATTATTAAAAAAAGGCTCTTTGACCGATGAAGAGTGGTCACATATGCGCCGCCATGTCGAGTTCGGATCAGACATTTTAAGCGGCATTGAATTCCTATCCGGCGCTAGAAAAATCGTCCAACAACATCACGAAAGGTTTGATGGCAGCGGTTATCCATCTCGGCTTGGTGGGGATTTAATCTGTCAGGGGGCGCGAATTTTTGCGGTTGCAGATGCGGTCGATGCGATTACTTCCGATAGACCTTATCGTAAAGGTCGCCCTTTTGAAGATGCCGCAGATGAATTGATCAAATGTTCGGGAAAACATTTTGACCCGCAGGTCGTTGAGGCTTTTACCAATATTCCGATGGATACCTGGCGTGAAATCAGACAAATGACCATGGATCCGTCATTAAAAAAACAAGCCCAAAAACTAAGCCCTTTTAATGAAATCAATAATTCATTGCTGTCTTTAGCGAATGAATAA